Proteins encoded in a region of the Panicum hallii strain FIL2 chromosome 3, PHallii_v3.1, whole genome shotgun sequence genome:
- the LOC112884634 gene encoding WPP domain-associated protein-like codes for MEVSDPLEHELQKEISNIMIRDYVCSLQREFEMKLWEHQNCISTLNGNWKEKVFEIAVLEDELRCILNAVVSLEPGIHPHQSHSSLEDQILVKMKDDNEPPVTEKATDTSEVMLDIPDFSLLKHMQSEEITNFLKSEWLKLRRQHESELHQKTEELFRVKREYAKAKASLPLKKERELEFIKLKLLQTISKLGEITTRKENSCFDCKENEMMCRLKDRIGMLLHENNCLRGLLADKRKEVKHLCSQVPDAKSQVAQHSLSEAKLLNSFEKVRAELEDLRIERHLNNLLDSSIFREVFDDYENQIYDMNQEGSFLRELLNEKEDQLSIIYEDRQKLKYENNQLVSIAGSIIQHHDQVNLVNDELLMFKEKVCEQELLILETKSEYNSMKRCLYEAMQQIQVCKQEVLELTENLTSMSIALEEAKEKNASLEATIQEMKKTPAQSIGSYRGQTGESDLASMEKLSKAYSDFERRLAESMKRNETRLTSIIGQFNPLVQQVAALRKKEFWYKQIIEIKCSNLRKAEAEVDVLGDEVDTLLSVLGKIYIALDHYSPVLKHYPGVTEILMLVQKVLKGENI; via the exons ATGGAAGTGTCCGACCCT TTGGAGCATGAACTGCAAAAGGAGATCTCTAACATCATGATTCGGGACTACGTTTGCAGTTTGCAACGTGAGTTTGAAATGAAGTTATGGGAGCATCAGAACTGTATCAGCACTCTGAACGGGAACTGGAAAGAAAAGGTTTTTGAGATTGCGGTGCTGGAAGATGAGCTTCGCTGTATTTTGAATGCTGTAGTAAGTTTGGAACCTGGTATACATCCTCACCAATCCCACAGTAGTCTAGAAGACCAAATCCTTGTGAAGATGAAAGATGATAATGAGCCTCCTGTAACAGAGAAAGCTACTGATACAAGCGAGGTTATGCTTGACATCCCAGATTTTTCTCTCCTGAAGCACATGCAAAGCGAAGAAATCACAAATTTTCTCAAGTCGGAATGGCTAAAACTGCGAAGACAGCATGAATCCGAGCTGCATCAGAAGACGGAAGAGCTGTTCAGGGTGAAAAGGGAATATGCGAAAGCTAAAGCTTCGTTGCCTCTtaagaaagagagagagcttGAGTTCATCAAATTGAAGTTGCTCCAGACCATTTCCAAGCTGGGTGAGATAACCACGAGAAAAGAGAACTCTTGTTTTGACTGTAAGGAGAATGAGATGATGTGCAGATTGAAGGACAGGATCGGTATGTTACTTCATGAAAATAATTGTCTCCGAGGTTTGCTGGCTGATAAAAGAAAGGAGGTTAAGCACCTCTGTTCGCAAGTACCCGATGCAAAGAGCCAAGTAGCTCAGCACTCACTGTCAGAGGCAAAACTCTTGAATAGTTTTGAGAAGGTTAGGGCTGAACTTGAAGATTTAAGGATTGAGAGACACTTGAACAATTTGTTGGACTCATCAATATTCAGGGAAGTTTTTGATGATTACGAGAATCAGATTTATGATATGAATCAGGAGGGATCTTTCCTCAGAGAGTTGCTTAATGAAAAAGAAGACCAGCTGAGTATTATATATGAAGATAGACAAAAGCTCAAGTATGAAAATAATCAACTGGTATCAATTGCAGGGTCAATAATACAGCATCATGACCAAGTCAACTTGGTTAATGATGAGCTTTTGATGTTTAAGGAGAAAGTCTGTGAGCAAGAACTGCTGATATTAGAGACAAAGAGCGAATATAACTCAATGAAAAGATGTTTGTATGAGGCTATGCAGCAAATCCAAGTATGCAAGCAAGAAGTACTTGAGCTGACTGAAAACTTAACTTCTATGTCTATTGCGTTGGAGGAAGCCAAAGAAAAGAATGCCTCACTTGAGGCCACCATCCAGGAAATGAAGAAAACACCAGCACAAAGCATTGGCAGTTATAGGGGACAGACAGGGGAATCTGATCTTGCCAGTATGGAGAAGTTGTCAAAAGCATATAGTGATTTTGAAAGAAGATTAGCAGAATCTATGAAAAGAAATGAAACCAG ATTGACTAGTATAATTGGTCAGTTTAACCCACTGGTGCAGCAAGTTGCTGCCTTAAGGAAAAAAGAATTCTGGTATAAGCAAATAATTGAGATTAAATGTTCAAATCTTCGGAAAGCAGAAGCCGAG